gtagatacaacatggcatcacaacataactctacaactcaagtatttattatagactcataagagtctacatagtgtgatattacaaaaagGGGTCTatggacccaacactcaagtcatacaagcaaacaagcggaagcacaacatgtctgggtacacacatctaGAAAGTAAAAGGCTGAGAAAGCCTGTCTATCTACAAGACCCTCcataggaaccagacctctgtctgggatttccaAGCTACTCAGTCAACATCAATCTTACTGTCGTTACCACTAGTGATACTGGAGTCTCCTCTGCCAAAACATAAATTAATCAAcagtgagtacagaggtactcagcaagatttacatcagaactaactacatatgcgtCAGTGTCAAAAAGAGATGGTGGGGTtcaatgcagcaagccagctttaacTCTGTGGCTATAAGGTACTATGACTAAGAGTAGTTTTATAATGTGagaaagcgcacacgagtccactaactagtctccacaacaatacacccccATGGGTCCACTCCCGTCTCCCTATGAGAGAGCCATCGATAGCACTCACACTTGTCTTAaatattttatagtatccattcaagttgtctatgaccatataaatttccaagtagtccatatccgcggacgcggctatttgaatagattttATTACCCTGCAGggatgtacttcttcacacacgctcccaccacttatcaccatatgcacgtcatgcatctcggcaaccttcaagcggaagcactggcgtgggtgtcggccacgacctaacaaagcacacaagactctagtccaggttttatcacctactagtacaaatgcccgtgcgttgcatcggGCGAAGAAAGAGGCACAACCAGCTTTATATTGCATTGTGTACCATTTTAATAGACATCAATAATAAGGTGAGACTGATTATTGCATTTTGTATAATCAAGTTTGGACGTGAAGAAGCCAACTTAGCATTCTTCATCAGATGCAATAGCAGTTTTGCATGGAATAGTTTGTCaatgatttttttgggcttttctggTAAACATGAAAATTTCCTTATTTCTAATAAAAGTTTAGGTTTGGCTTTGGCCGACTGTGTGCGACGCATGGTCGCTGGTTTGACacatttatattttgtttttctttaataTTCACACTGTACTGCCTAATCCATCGATCATAGAGGCGGAAAAGAGTTGAAATGACAACTCACCTATGGGCCTCTCGTGTGAGAATTAAAAACATAGAGGTCTCTTCTGCACAAAAACAGGTCGCACGCCCTCCTCTCCGTGTTCCGATCACTGATAGCGGGGCCCGCGCCACAGTAGCATGTCAAGTCAGCGTCGATTTCGTATCCAAATACGATTTGCACTgcatttgtatgcccgaaccaaaATTTTGCACCAGTGAGATGTATGCCGCAAGTTCTAGCATGAAAATAACCGCTTGCCCCTAAGTTAGGCATCACCGATGTAATCGACTCGTTGCCATAACCACTCCCATACATATCTTTCTGATCATTCGGTTCTTTGCGTTTTGCACAAATGTTTTCTTTAAGTAGCATGAACAGGGAGCATGTTATTTCCCTGGTCCGTCGCCATCGTAATTCTATTGCTCATAGCCTTACCCAGTTGGGCCATAATAACTCTCGTACTGCTCTTTGGTTGAGGTATGTTCCTCGAGAGATTCATTCATTATATCAGAACGATTGTAATAATTCCCATGGTTAAAAAATGAACTCTTTTtttgtaaaaaaagtagcaaacccaaaaacaaccaccaccacccagTCGATGGGTGGGACAACAACGCAGACTGATCCTGCACCACCTTTGAGTGCCTCCTTTCGTGCTCCTTCGTTCATTGCTTCCATTTCCTTTTTTGATTGAAGcgttttgtaagagatgattgaACCTGGCAAGTATTTTCACTTGGTGTCTTGGTGAACTACATTCACAATTGCCCTTGATCTCTAAAAGAACAAATATCCATTGCAAAGATTTTGAACTGAACAAGGATGATCAATGGGTGTTGTTAACCTGTAGAATATTAATCCAAGAGCATGACTGTTGGCTCTGCGCCTCTGCCTGCTATCAAGTAAGGTGTCTGTTTCAGTTTTCAAAGGCGTCGATTTCAGTGTACAATCGTTTTAAGTCATCAGTTAGAGAACATCATTCAGAGCCGCGTCAATCTGCAGAACATGATACAAATAGCTAGCTAGAGCGCTTCAACGTACCTCGAAGCTAGCCAGCTAGCCAGGCACCATGGCCCGCATTGCGCCGCTCGTGCTGGTGGCGCTTCTCTCTGTGCTGGCCGCGCCGTCGTCGGGGTGCCCAAGCTGCCCTACCCTGGCGACGCCtccccccctgccgccgccgaagGTGACTCCCCCGCCGTCGTCCGTGCCGTGCTCTCCACCGCCGTACTCCCCCGCGCCGAGGCCCCCGACGCCGGCCACACCAACGCCATCGTCGCCGACGGGCAAGTGCCCCGTGGACGTGCTGAAGCTGGTGGCGTGCGTGGACGCGCTCAACTGGGTGGTGCATGCGGTGGTGGGCACCAACGCCAGCGAGACCTGCTGCCCGCTGCTGTCCGGCGTGGCCGACCTCGACGTCGCGTTGATCCGATCCGGATGCTGCGCGAGTGGTTTGCGGGTTGAATAGGCAAAACTGCAGGGCTGTTTGTGTAAGAATGAAATGACAGAAAACGATTTGACTTAAAATTGGACAGTGGGTTTATTAAAAGAAAACGGAAGGGCTTTTTGCATAAATGCCATGACGGACaaccagaaaccctatttgctttattattagggagagatttgaGACTGAatccgcaaggaagtccgacggaagtttcctctacgaccccaaacgatgtgtacagggttcccTAGTATGTCCCAAGTGCACCTCAACGGATGGGAAATCTCACatgggcatttcctatagagttatcattgtcctaagcattgagctgtgagtaaataaaagagtgatgatcatcaatattagagcattgtcccatgtgagtaaaaaatgaga
This genomic stretch from Hordeum vulgare subsp. vulgare chromosome 6H, MorexV3_pseudomolecules_assembly, whole genome shotgun sequence harbors:
- the LOC123405567 gene encoding 36.4 kDa proline-rich protein-like, whose translation is MARIAPLVLVALLSVLAAPSSGCPSCPTLATPPPLPPPKVTPPPSSVPCSPPPYSPAPRPPTPATPTPSSPTGKCPVDVLKLVACVDALNWVVHAVVGTNASETCCPLLSGVADLDVALIRSGCCASGLRVE